A stretch of Castanea sativa cultivar Marrone di Chiusa Pesio chromosome 2, ASM4071231v1 DNA encodes these proteins:
- the LOC142625626 gene encoding uncharacterized protein LOC142625626, translating into MGGGGGGRGRSRTQRKHFKQSRENVWKRPKSDPSSEDNNNNNNNNNGNDNRDPHWQPFATQNPAFDEYYKGQGIVSEEEWDSFMEVLRKPLPAAFRINSSSQFCDDIRSQLENEFMKSLQSEVTNGEEDAIRPLPWYPENLAWQSNFSRMQLRKNQTLEKFHEFLKLENEIGNITRQEAVSMVPPLFLDVCPDHFVLDMCAAPGSKTFQLLEIIHRSTKAGSLPRGMVVANDLDVQRCNLLIHQTKRMCTANLIVTNHEAQHFPGCRLNRNCSSSSERGMGFQQSISQLIFDRVLCDVPCSGDGTLRKAPDIWRKWNPGMGNGIHCLQVQIAMRGISLLKVGGRIVYSTCSMNPVENEAVVAEILRKCGGSLELVDVSGELPQLVRRPGIKKWKVRDKGTWFVSYKDVPKYRRSVIVPSMFPSGRCYVESTENNQDVELGEKHENGGDGNSEEGIQQSEDPVALADELDEEVSNFPLERCMRIMPHDQNSGAFFIAVFHKLSPLPAMQEKPNSLQLDDKPCVNLSNQIVEDTNGLEVVAADGTDEKLSGAASEADLIDNETDGAAVEPDTCITCEEHNSEEAEAPGHRETDPKKAGGKRKLQTQGKWKGVDPVVFFKDEAIVTSIMTFYGIDDSFPLKGHLVTRNNDTNHVKRIYYISKSVKDVLELNFSVGQQLKITSTGLKMFERQTSREGNSAPCSFRISSEGLPVLLPYITKQILYASPVDFKHLLQYKTIKFADFVDAEFGHKASNLMPGCCVIVLSKGGNTSMDQTQVDESIAIGCWKGRASLSVMVTATDCQELQERLLTRMGPENGTLVQDEKPSNGEADEVLEMTDGKE; encoded by the exons ATGGGAGGCGGCGGCGGAGGGAGAGGACGGTCTCGTACTCAGAGAAAGCATTTCAAGCAGAGCAGAGAGAACGTTTGGAAGCGCCCCAAGTCCGATCCTTCCTCTgaagacaacaacaacaacaacaacaacaacaatggaaATGATAATAGGGATCCGCATTGGCAGCCCTTCGCCACTCAAAACCCAGCTTTCGATGAATACTACAAG GGGCAAGGGATAGTGTCTGAGGAAGAGTGGGATTCATTTATGGAAGTGCTTCGAAAACCTTTGCCTGCCGCTTTCAGAATCAATTCAAG TAGCCAGTTCTGTGATGACATCCGATCACAGTTAGAGAATGAGTTTATGAAATCTCTTCAATCTGAG gtCACTAATGGCGAAGAAGACGCTATTAGACCATTGCCTTGGTACCCTGAGAATCTTGCTTGGCAGTCAAATTTTTCCCGCATGCAGCTGAGGAAGAACCAAACTCTTGAGAA GTTCCACGAGTTCTTAAAGTTAGAAAATGAAATTGGAAACATCACAAGACAGGAGGCTGTCAGCATG GTACCTCCTCTCTTCCTGGATGTATGTCCGGATCATTTTGTACTTGACA TGTGTGCTGCACCAGGGTCAAAAACGTTCCAGCTGCTTGAGATTATACACCGGTCAACCAAAGCAGGATCACTGCCTAGAGGAATG GTTGTAGCAAATGATCTTGATGTCCAAAGATGTAATCTTCTCATTCACCAAACAAAAAGAATGTGCACTGCCAATCTGATAGTCACAAATCATGAAGCTCAACATTTCCCTGGCTGCCGTTTGAACAGAAATTGCTCTAGTTCTTCTGAAAGAGGAATGGGATTTCAGCAAAGTATTAGTCAACTTATCTTTGATCGTGTCTTATGTGATGTTCCCTGCAGTGGAGATGGTACCCTTCGCAAGGCTCCAGATATCTGGAGGAAATG GAATCCAGGAATGGGCAATGGGATCCATTGCCTGCAAGTTCAGATAGCCATGCGAG GTATATCTTTGCTTAAAGTTGGTGGGAGAATTGTGTACTCAACTTGCTCGATGAATCCAGTAGAGAATGAAGCTGTGGTTGCTGAG attttGCGGAAGTGTGGAGGGTCTCTTGAACTTGTTGATGTCTCCGGTGAGCTTCCTCAACTTGTTCGTAGGCCAGGAATTAAAAAATGGAAG GTACGTGACAAGGGCACCTGGTTTGTTTCCTACAAAGATGTCCCCAAGTACCGCAGGAGTGTGATAGTTCCCAGCATGTTTCCTTCTGGCAGATGCTATGTTGAGTCAACCGAGAATAACCAAGATGTAGAATTGGGAGAAAAGCATGAGAATGGTGGTGATGGAAATTCTGAAGAGGGGATTCAGCAGTCGGAGGATCCTGTAGCTCTAGCTGACGAATTGGATGAGGAAGTTTCTAATTTTCCCCTTGAACGTTGCATGAGGATAATGCCTCATGATCAAAACAGTGGGGCCTTTTTCATTGCTGTCTTCCACAAACTTTCTCCCCTTCCAG CCATGCAGGAGAAACCCAATAGTCTGCAACTAGATGATAAGCCATGTGTAAACTTGTCGAATCAGATTGTTGAAGATACAAATGGATTGGAGGTTGTTGCAGCAGATGGTACAGATGAGAAACTTTCAGGCGCAGCTTCAGAGGCTGATTTAATAGATAATGAGACAGATGGGGCTGCTGTTGAACCTGATACTTGCATTACGTGTGAAGAGCATAATTCAGAGGAAGCTGAAGCACCTGGTCATAGGGAAACTGATCCTAAGAAAGCTGGAGGTAAAAGAAAGTTGCAGACTCAAGGCAAGTGGAAAGGGGTTGACCCTGTCGTTTTCTTCAAAGATGAAGCTATCGTAACTAGCATAATGACATTCTATGGTATCGATGATTCCTTTCCATTAAAGGGGCATCTTGTCACAAGAAACAACGATACGAATCATGTGAAGAGAATTTACTATATCTCAAAGTCAGTTAAGGATGTTCTTGAATTGAATTTCTCAGTTGGGCAGCAACTTAAGATAACATCCACTGGCCTGAAGATGTTT GAACGACAAACATCCAGAGAAGGTAACTCCGCACCATGTTCATTCCGGATATCCTCTGAAGGATTACCAGTACTTCTCCCCTACATCACCAAACAAATCCTATATGCATCCCCAGTGGACTTCAAGCATCTTCTGCaatataaaactataaaatttgCAGATTTTGTTGATGCTGAATTCGGTCATAAGGCATCAAACCTAATGCCTGGTTGCTGTGTGATAGTTTTGAGCAAAG GTGGCAATACCTCGATGGATCAAACCCAAGTAGATGAGTCAATAGCAATTGGATGCTGGAAGGGTAGGGCAAGTTTATCTGTAATGGTCACTGCAACTGATTGCCAAGAACTGCAGGAGAGGCTTTTAACGCGCATGGGGCCTGAAAACGGCACTTTGGTACAGGACGAGAAACCCTCTAATGGTGAGGCTGATGAAGTACTGGAGATGACTGACGGAAAAGAATGA
- the LOC142624602 gene encoding ras-related protein Rab11A, translating to MASGGGGAGYGDSNQKIDYVFKVVLIGDSAVGKSQILARFARNEFSLDSKATIGVEFQTRTLVIEHKSVKAQIWDTAGQERYRAVTSAYYRGAVGAMLVYDITKRQTFDHIPRWLEELRNHADKNIVIILIGNKSDLENQCAVPTEDAKEFAQKEGLFFLETSALEATNVETAFLTVLTEIFNIVNKKNLVADENQGNGNPASLAGKKILIPGPAQVIPAKSNMCCRSS from the exons ATGGCGAGCGGTGGAGGAGGAGCAGGATATGGAGATTCGAACCAGAAGATAGACTATGTGTTCAAGGTGGTGCTGATAGGTGACTCGGCGGTCGGGAAGTCTCAGATATTGGCTCGGTTCGCACGCAACGAGTTCAGTTTGGACTCTAAAGCCACCATCGGCGTCGAGTTCCAGACTCGCACTCTTGTCATTGAGCACAAGAGCGTCAAGGCTCAGATCTGGGACACTGCTGGTCAAGAACG ATACAGAGCAGTTACAAGTGCATATTACAGGGGTGCTGTTGGGGCAATGCTGGTTTACGACATAACCAAACGCCAGACTTTTGATCACATACCTCGATGGCTGGAAGAGCTGCGTAACCATGCGGACAAGAACATTGTCATCATTCTGATAGGGAACAAAAGTGATCTCGAAAATCAGTGTGCAGTCCCCACAGAGGATGCCAAAGAATTTGCTCAGAAGGAAGGACTGTTTTTCTTGGAGACCTCGGCACTGGAAGCAACGAACGTTGAAACTGCCTTTTTGACTGTGTTGACAGAGATCTTCAACATTGTGAACAAGAAGAACCTAGTTGCTGATGAAAATCAAGGTAATGGGAACCCTGCATCTCTGGCTGGCAAGAAGATCCTTATCCCTGGTCCTGCACAAGTGATCCCAGCTAAGAGCAACATGTGCTGTAGATCATCGTGA
- the LOC142625967 gene encoding flavonoid 3'-monooxygenase CYP75B137-like, whose translation MDLSSDFLQSLSSGNDPVSRSLLLTLLLVIFTLISWYAWVTIHSSKSNKTTTSTTTPPPPPPGPRGIPLIGNLLSLEPELHSYFAGLAHIYGPIFKLQLGNKVVIVVTSPSMARQVLKDQDVTFANRDITEAGRAATYGGSDIAWSSYGPEWRMLRKVCALKLLSNKTLDSFYMLRRKHVRETVGYLYSRVGSPVNIEEQMFLTMLNLITNMLWGGTVEEEEEAARLGADFREMVLGMTELLGKPNISDFYPGLARFDLQGIRKKMDGLARRFDRIFDVMIDQRLKIDKEGGSRGTGSKDFLQFLLKLKDEGDSNTPLTMIHLKALLMDMVVGGTDTSSHTIEFAMAEIMNKPEVMRKTQQELEVVVGKDNIVEESHIHKLPYLYAVMKETLRLHPALPLLVPHCPSETCTVGGYTIPKGSRIFVNVWAIQRDPSIWENPLNFDPERFLESKWDYSGSDFNYFPFGSGRRICAGTAMAERMVMYSLATLLHSFDWKLPPGEKLNLIEKFGIVLKKKTPLVAIPTPRLTDPSMYE comes from the exons ATGGATCTCAGCTCAGACTTCCTCCAGAGTCTTAGCAGTGGAAACGACCCAGTTTCACGCTCACTGCTTCTCACTCTTCTTCTTGTCATCTTTACTCTCATCTCTTGGTACGCATGGGTCACGATTCACTCCTCCAAATCTAACAAAACGACGACGAGTACTACTACTCCTCCGCCGCCGCCGCCAGGTCCACGTGGCATCCCGTTGATCGGAAACCTCCTCTCCCTCGAACCGGAGCTTCACTCTTACTTCGCGGGCCTGGCCCATATCTACGGGCCCATATTCAAGCTTCAGCTGGGCAACAAGGTTGTCATCGTGGTGACCTCACCTTCCATGGCTCGCCAAGTGCTCAAAGACCAAGACGTCACCTTTGCGAACCGTGACATAACCGAAGCGGGTCGGGCTGCTACCTATGGTGGATCCGATATAGCGTGGAGCTCATACGGGCCAGAGTGGCGGATGTTGAGAAAAGTGTGTGCGCTCAAGTTGCTTAGTAATAAAACGTTGGACTCCTTTTACATGCTTCGTCGTAAACATGTTAGAGAAACCGTTGGGTACTTGTATAGTCGGGTCGGGTCACCCGTGAACATTGAGGAGCAAATGTTCTTAACGATGTTGAACCTGATTACCAACATGTTGTGGGGTGGGAcagtggaggaggaggaggaggcggCTAGGCTAGGGGCTGATTTCAGAGAAATGGTGTTGGGGATGACGGAGCTTTTGGGGAAGCCCAACATCTCGGATTTTTATCCGGGTTTGGCCCGGTTTGACTTGCAAGGCATACGGAAGAAGATGGACGGGTTGGCCCGACGGTTTGATCGGATCTTTGATGTTATGATTGATCAAAGGCTGAAGATTGATAAAGAAGGTGGGAGCAGAGGGACAGGTAGTAAGGATTTTTTGcagtttttgttgaaattgaaggATGAAGGTGATTCCAACACACCTTTGACCATGATCCACCTCAAGGCCTTGCTCATG GATATGGTGGTAGGTGGGACAGACACATCTTCCCATACAATTGAGTTTGCCATGGCTGAAATTATGAACAAACCGGAGGTGATGAGAAAAACCCAACAAGAATTGGAGGTTGTAGTTGGCAAGGATAACATTGTAGAAGAGTCTCATATTCACAAATTACCATACTTATATGCTGTGATGAAAGAAACACTGCGATTACACCCAGCCCTGCCATTATTAGTCCCTCATTGCCCAAGTGAGACATGCACCGTGGGAGGCTACACCATTCCAAAAGGGTCTCGGATCTTTGTGAATGTATGGGCAATACAAAGGGACCCTTCTATTTGGGAAAATCCATTAAATtttgatccagagaggttcttggAGAGTAAATGGGACTATAGTGGAAGTGACTTCAATTATTTTCCATTTGGGTCTGGTCGGAGAATATGTGCTGGAACAGCAATGGCTGAGAGGATGGTAATGTATTCCCTTGCTACACTTTTGCATTCTTTTGATTGGAAATTGCCCCCGGGAGAGAAATTGAACCTTATAGAAAAGTTTGGGATTGTACTAAAAAAGAAGACCCCTCTTGTTGCAATACCTACCCCAAGGTTAACTGATCCATCTATGTATGAGTAA